A portion of the Streptomyces sp. NBC_01335 genome contains these proteins:
- a CDS encoding patatin-like phospholipase family protein has product MNGTALVLGGGGPVGGAWLTGVLAGLAGAGIELDGADVVIGTSAGAVFGSRLRSGVTAAELYDRQLSGADAVRLPVTARQTASFLWAALGSRDPQRSVERLARTALRARTGPESDVFDTVGALLGDVHDWPERELRIAAVDAASGRTEVFDSGSGATLLEAVAASCAVPVVWPPVTVAGRRWMDGGSRSTTNLHLAHGYERVLALAPVPRAVGPHPSATRQAAQLSADGTRVLLLSPDRAARRVMGRDMTADARRPAAARAGRTQAGAAAASVAGLWHG; this is encoded by the coding sequence ATGAACGGCACCGCACTCGTACTCGGCGGCGGCGGGCCGGTGGGCGGAGCCTGGTTGACGGGGGTTCTCGCCGGGCTCGCCGGTGCCGGGATCGAACTCGACGGCGCCGACGTCGTGATCGGCACCTCCGCCGGCGCCGTCTTCGGCTCCCGGCTCCGGTCCGGGGTCACGGCTGCGGAACTCTACGATCGCCAGCTCTCCGGGGCGGACGCGGTCCGTCTGCCGGTGACCGCGCGGCAGACTGCGAGCTTCCTCTGGGCGGCGCTCGGCTCCCGCGACCCCCAACGCTCCGTCGAACGCCTCGCCCGGACGGCACTTCGCGCCCGGACCGGCCCGGAGTCGGACGTCTTCGACACGGTCGGCGCACTTCTGGGCGACGTACACGACTGGCCGGAGCGGGAGTTGCGGATCGCCGCGGTCGACGCGGCGAGCGGCCGGACCGAGGTGTTCGATTCGGGCTCCGGAGCGACGCTCCTCGAAGCGGTCGCGGCGAGCTGCGCCGTACCCGTCGTATGGCCGCCGGTCACCGTGGCGGGCCGGCGCTGGATGGACGGCGGCAGCCGTTCGACCACCAACCTCCACCTCGCGCACGGGTACGAGCGGGTGCTGGCGCTCGCGCCGGTCCCCCGAGCGGTCGGACCGCATCCGAGCGCCACGCGGCAGGCCGCCCAGTTGTCGGCCGACGGAACGCGCGTCCTCCTGCTGTCCCCGGACCGCGCCGCGCGCCGCGTGATGGGCCGCGACATGACCGCCGACGCCCGCCGCCCGGCCGCCGCCCGCGCCGGCCGCACCCAAGCCGGCGCGGCGGCGGCCTCGGTGGCCGGACTCTGGCACGGGTGA
- a CDS encoding gamma carbonic anhydrase family protein, producing MIPDMLIDHEGMSPTVHPSAYVAPTATLCGDVRVGPGCRVLFGAVLTAEGGAVELGEGCIVMENAVLRGTRRDPLLLGRSVLVGPGSYLTGCTAEDEVFLAAGSRVFNGARIGTRSEVRINGIVHLRTVLPPDTTVPIGWIAVGDPVQVLPPQEHEAIWAVQKELDFPGYVFGLDRPADGESIMPAVSARFGRALGRHRDDREV from the coding sequence ATGATCCCGGACATGCTCATCGACCATGAAGGCATGTCGCCCACCGTGCACCCCTCGGCCTATGTGGCCCCGACGGCGACCCTCTGCGGGGACGTACGCGTCGGTCCCGGCTGCCGGGTACTGTTCGGCGCGGTACTGACCGCCGAGGGCGGGGCGGTGGAACTCGGCGAGGGGTGCATCGTCATGGAGAACGCGGTCCTGCGCGGCACCCGCCGGGACCCCCTGCTGCTGGGACGTTCGGTCCTGGTCGGCCCCGGCTCGTACCTGACCGGGTGCACGGCCGAGGACGAGGTGTTCCTGGCGGCCGGCAGCCGGGTCTTCAACGGGGCCCGCATAGGCACCCGATCCGAGGTACGGATCAATGGAATCGTGCACCTGCGCACCGTGCTGCCCCCGGACACGACGGTGCCCATCGGCTGGATCGCAGTCGGCGACCCGGTCCAGGTGCTTCCGCCGCAGGAACACGAGGCGATCTGGGCGGTGCAGAAGGAACTCGACTTCCCCGGCTACGTCTTCGGGCTGGACAGGCCCGCGGACGGCGAAAGCATCATGCCTGCGGTCTCGGCACGCTTCGGCCGCGCCCTGGGACGCCATCGCGACGACCGCGAGGTGTGA
- the smpB gene encoding SsrA-binding protein SmpB encodes MAKEKDTGRKMIAQNKKARHDYHIIDTYECGLVLMGTEVKSLRMGRASLVDGFVQIDQHEAWLHNIHVPEYVQGTWTNHAAKRKRKLLMHRAEIDKLESKSKETGHTIVPLALYFKDGRVKVEIALAKGKKEYDKRQTLREKQDTRETNRAISAARRRQRSA; translated from the coding sequence ATGGCCAAGGAAAAAGACACCGGGCGCAAGATGATCGCGCAGAACAAGAAGGCGCGGCACGACTACCACATCATCGACACCTACGAGTGCGGGCTCGTGCTCATGGGGACGGAGGTGAAGTCCCTGCGCATGGGCAGGGCCTCGCTGGTGGACGGCTTCGTCCAGATCGACCAGCACGAGGCGTGGCTGCACAACATCCACGTACCGGAGTACGTGCAGGGCACGTGGACCAACCACGCGGCGAAGCGCAAGCGGAAGCTGCTGATGCACCGGGCCGAGATCGACAAGCTGGAGTCGAAGTCCAAGGAGACCGGGCACACCATCGTCCCGCTCGCCCTGTACTTCAAGGACGGCCGGGTCAAGGTCGAGATCGCGCTCGCGAAGGGCAAGAAGGAGTACGACAAGCGCCAGACGCTCCGCGAGAAGCAGGACACCCGCGAGACCAACCGCGCCATCTCGGCGGCCCGCCGACGGCAGCGCAGCGCCTGA
- a CDS encoding S41 family peptidase — MQGPLYRYGPRGLRRGAALSLVFAGVLATGAATGSLPRDEPARPRPTARPSASSSAPVDRQELAAAAAGAAADGKSATQAAEELVSRSGDRWGAVYDEREYEEFEQALDGSYTGVGLSARRTADGRVRVARVEPGGPADRAGIRADDVLTSVDGTRTRGRPVAEIVARLRGDGTDEKAGSSVVLGVERDGRARTEFLRRARLTTEPVTVRRLGTAPTSTVLIKATAFTRGAGGEIRDAVRSAPGDAGILLDLRANSGGLVGEAVAAASAFLDGGLVATYDVHGEQRALYADAGGDTTRPLVVLVDGGTMSAAELLTGALQDRGRAVTVGSPTFGKGAVQMPSELSDGVVAELTVGQYRTPGGRGVEGRGITPDLVVGTGALERAETVLSGLGGGS, encoded by the coding sequence ATGCAGGGGCCCTTGTACCGGTACGGGCCCCGCGGCCTGCGCCGCGGGGCGGCCCTGTCGTTGGTGTTCGCCGGAGTGCTCGCCACCGGTGCGGCCACCGGATCGCTGCCGCGCGACGAGCCCGCCCGCCCCCGCCCGACGGCCCGACCGTCCGCTTCCTCCTCCGCGCCCGTGGACCGCCAGGAGTTGGCGGCGGCCGCCGCCGGAGCCGCGGCGGACGGGAAGTCCGCCACCCAGGCCGCCGAGGAACTCGTCAGCCGCAGCGGCGACCGCTGGGGCGCGGTCTACGACGAGCGCGAGTACGAGGAGTTCGAGCAGGCCCTCGACGGTTCGTACACCGGGGTCGGCCTCTCCGCCCGCCGCACCGCCGACGGCCGGGTACGGGTGGCCCGGGTCGAACCCGGCGGCCCCGCCGACCGGGCGGGCATCCGCGCCGACGACGTACTCACCTCCGTGGACGGCACCCGCACCCGGGGACGCCCCGTCGCCGAGATCGTGGCCCGGCTGCGCGGGGACGGTACGGACGAGAAGGCCGGGTCCTCCGTCGTCCTCGGCGTGGAACGCGACGGCCGCGCCCGCACCGAGTTCCTGCGCCGCGCCCGGCTCACCACCGAGCCCGTCACCGTGCGCCGGCTCGGTACCGCCCCCACCTCCACCGTGCTGATCAAGGCGACGGCCTTCACCCGGGGCGCGGGCGGCGAGATCCGCGACGCGGTACGGTCCGCCCCCGGCGACGCCGGGATCCTGCTGGACCTGCGCGCCAACAGCGGAGGCCTGGTCGGCGAGGCGGTCGCCGCCGCCTCCGCCTTCCTTGACGGCGGCCTGGTCGCCACGTACGACGTGCACGGGGAGCAGCGCGCCCTGTACGCGGACGCGGGCGGCGACACGACCCGGCCGCTCGTGGTGCTCGTCGACGGCGGCACCATGAGCGCCGCCGAGCTGCTGACCGGCGCCCTCCAGGACCGGGGCCGCGCGGTCACGGTCGGTTCGCCCACCTTCGGCAAGGGTGCGGTGCAGATGCCGAGCGAGCTGTCGGACGGTGTGGTGGCGGAGCTGACCGTCGGGCAGTACCGCACGCCGGGCGGCCGGGGGGTCGAGGGCCGGGGGATCACCCCGGACCTGGTGGTGGGCACGGGGGCCCTGGAACGGGCCGAGACGGTATTGAGTGGCCTCGGGGGTGGGTCGTAG
- the ftsX gene encoding permease-like cell division protein FtsX, with protein sequence MRAQFVLSEIGVGLRRNLTMTFAVVVSVALSLALFGGALLLREQVSTMKDYWYDKVNVSIFLCNKDEALDTPKCSSGAVTDAQKKEIETDLKKMAAVDTVTFENIDEAYKHYQDQFGDTQMAGNITPDQMQESFRVKLKDPTKYKVVATAFAGRDGVQSVQDQRSILDNLFELMNGMNVAALFVMALMLVIALMLIVNTVRVSAFSRRRETGIMRLVGASGFYIQMPFIMEAAFAGLIGGLLACVLLIAARYFLIDAGLSLQSKLNLIDFIGWDAVITKLPLVLAIGLLMPAVAALFALRKYLKV encoded by the coding sequence ATGCGCGCCCAGTTCGTCCTGTCGGAGATCGGCGTCGGTCTTCGGCGCAACCTCACGATGACCTTCGCCGTGGTGGTCTCCGTCGCCCTCTCGCTCGCCCTGTTCGGCGGCGCGCTGCTGCTCCGCGAGCAGGTCAGCACGATGAAGGACTACTGGTACGACAAGGTCAACGTCTCCATCTTCCTGTGCAACAAGGACGAGGCCCTGGACACGCCGAAGTGTTCCAGCGGTGCCGTGACCGACGCGCAGAAGAAGGAGATCGAGACCGACCTCAAGAAGATGGCGGCCGTCGACACCGTCACCTTCGAGAACATCGACGAGGCGTACAAGCACTACCAGGACCAGTTCGGCGACACGCAGATGGCGGGCAACATCACGCCCGACCAGATGCAGGAGTCCTTCCGCGTCAAGCTCAAGGACCCGACGAAGTACAAGGTCGTCGCCACCGCCTTCGCCGGCCGTGACGGGGTGCAGTCCGTCCAGGACCAGAGATCGATCCTGGACAACCTCTTCGAGTTGATGAACGGCATGAACGTCGCCGCGCTGTTCGTCATGGCGCTGATGCTCGTCATCGCGTTGATGCTGATCGTCAACACCGTGCGGGTGTCGGCGTTCAGCCGGAGACGCGAGACCGGCATCATGCGGCTCGTCGGCGCCTCGGGCTTCTACATCCAGATGCCGTTCATCATGGAGGCGGCCTTCGCCGGGCTGATCGGCGGTCTGCTGGCCTGTGTTCTGCTGATAGCGGCCCGCTACTTCCTCATCGACGCCGGTCTCTCCCTGCAGAGCAAGCTGAACCTGATCGACTTCATCGGCTGGGACGCGGTCATCACCAAACTGCCGCTGGTCCTCGCGATCGGGCTTCTGATGCCCGCGGTTGCCGCGCTGTTCGCGCTCCGCAAGTACCTCAAGGTGTGA
- the ftsE gene encoding cell division ATP-binding protein FtsE: MIRFDNVSKTYPKQSRPALRDVSLDIEKGEFVFLVGSSGSGKSTFMRLILREERASTGMVHVLGKDLARMSNWKVPQMRRQLGTVFQDFRLLPNKTVAENVAFAQEVIGKPRGEIRKAVPQVLDLVGLGGKEDRMPGELSGGEQQRVAIARAFVNRPMLLIADEPTGNLDPQTSVGIMKLLDRINRTGTTVIMATHDQNIVDQMRKRVIELEQGRLVRDQTRGVYGYQH; the protein is encoded by the coding sequence GTGATCCGATTCGACAACGTCTCGAAGACCTACCCGAAGCAGAGCCGCCCCGCACTGCGCGATGTCTCACTCGACATCGAGAAGGGCGAGTTCGTCTTCCTGGTGGGCTCCTCGGGCTCCGGCAAGTCCACCTTCATGCGTCTGATCCTCCGTGAGGAGCGCGCGAGCACGGGCATGGTCCATGTGCTCGGCAAGGACCTGGCCCGCATGTCCAACTGGAAGGTGCCCCAGATGCGCCGCCAACTGGGCACGGTCTTCCAGGACTTCCGCCTCCTCCCCAACAAGACCGTCGCCGAGAACGTGGCCTTCGCGCAGGAGGTCATCGGCAAGCCGCGCGGTGAGATCCGCAAGGCCGTGCCGCAGGTGCTCGATCTCGTGGGCCTCGGCGGCAAGGAGGACCGCATGCCCGGCGAGCTCTCCGGCGGTGAGCAGCAGCGCGTCGCCATCGCCCGGGCGTTCGTCAACCGGCCGATGCTGCTGATCGCGGACGAGCCGACCGGCAACCTCGACCCGCAGACTTCCGTGGGCATCATGAAGCTGCTGGACCGGATCAACCGGACCGGCACCACCGTGATCATGGCGACCCACGACCAGAACATCGTCGACCAGATGCGCAAGCGCGTCATCGAGCTGGAACAGGGGCGCCTCGTGCGGGACCAGACGCGCGGCGTCTACGGCTACCAGCACTGA
- the prfB gene encoding peptide chain release factor 2 — MAVVDISEELKSLSSTMGSIEAVLDLDSLRADIAVLEEQAAAPSLWDDPEAAQKITSKLSHLQAEVRKTETLRGRIDDLAVLFELAQDEGDADTLAEAETELESVRKALDEMEVRTLLSGEYDAREALVTIRAEAGGVDAADFAEKLQRMYLRWAERHNYKTEVYETAYAEEAGIKSTTFAIEVPYAYGTLSVEQGTHRLVRISPFDNQGRRQTSFAGVEVLPVVEQTDHIEIDESELRVDVYRSSGPGGQGVNTTDSAVRLTHLPTGIVVSCQNERSQIQNKASAMNVLQAKLLERRRQEEQARMNALKGDGGNSWGNQMRSYVLHPYQMVKDLRTEFEMGNPEAVFNGEIDGFIEAGIRWRKQGEK, encoded by the coding sequence GTGGCAGTCGTCGATATTTCCGAAGAGCTGAAGTCCCTCTCGTCCACCATGGGGTCGATCGAGGCCGTCCTGGACCTGGACTCCCTGAGGGCGGACATCGCCGTGCTCGAGGAGCAGGCGGCGGCGCCGTCCCTCTGGGACGACCCGGAGGCGGCCCAGAAGATCACCAGCAAGCTTTCCCACCTCCAGGCCGAGGTCCGCAAGACCGAGACGCTGCGCGGTCGCATCGACGACCTCGCGGTGCTCTTCGAGCTCGCCCAGGACGAGGGCGACGCGGACACCCTCGCCGAGGCCGAGACCGAGCTGGAATCGGTCCGCAAGGCGCTCGACGAGATGGAGGTCCGCACCCTCCTCTCCGGCGAGTACGACGCCCGTGAGGCCCTGGTCACCATCCGGGCCGAGGCGGGCGGCGTCGACGCCGCCGACTTCGCCGAGAAGCTCCAGCGCATGTACCTGCGCTGGGCCGAGCGGCACAACTACAAGACCGAGGTCTACGAGACGGCGTACGCCGAAGAGGCCGGCATCAAGTCGACCACCTTCGCGATCGAGGTCCCGTACGCCTACGGCACGCTCTCCGTCGAGCAGGGCACCCACCGGCTCGTCCGGATCTCGCCCTTCGACAACCAGGGCCGCCGCCAGACGTCCTTCGCGGGCGTCGAGGTGCTGCCCGTGGTCGAGCAGACCGACCACATCGAGATCGACGAGTCCGAGCTGCGCGTGGACGTGTACCGCTCCTCCGGCCCCGGCGGCCAGGGCGTCAACACCACCGACTCCGCGGTGCGACTGACCCACCTGCCGACCGGCATCGTCGTCTCCTGCCAGAACGAGCGCTCGCAGATCCAGAACAAGGCGTCCGCGATGAACGTCCTCCAGGCGAAGCTGCTGGAGCGCCGCCGCCAGGAGGAGCAGGCGCGGATGAACGCGCTCAAGGGCGACGGCGGCAACTCCTGGGGCAACCAGATGCGTTCGTACGTCCTGCACCCGTACCAGATGGTCAAGGACCTGCGTACGGAGTTCGAGATGGGCAACCCCGAAGCGGTCTTCAACGGTGAGATCGACGGCTTCATCGAGGCGGGCATCCGCTGGCGGAAGCAGGGCGAGAAGTAA
- a CDS encoding serine/threonine-protein kinase translates to MARNIGSRYTAHQILGRGSAGTVWLGEGPEGPVAIKLLREDLASDQELVGRFVQERTALLGLDHPHVVAVHDLVVDGNDLALVMRLVRGTDLRTRLDRERRLAPEAAVAIVADVADGLAAAHAAGVVHRDVKPENILLDMEGPLGPGGAHPALLTDFGVAKLIDTPLRTRTTRIIGTPDYLAPEIVEGLPPRAAVDIYALATVLYELLAGFTPFGGGHPGAVLRRHVTETVVPLPGIPEELWQLLVQCLAKAPASRLRAGELGGRLRELLPLLAGIGPLEVDEPGEEETELRPAYDEQQYTPADEEPRRRGAVPLVPGASPDSNRDTHTSMRVPGPDELAGGPLGTARAPRAPGPRPGSARNKSAAVRKRRLTLGAATVVLVAAVAVGGWLATSGDDAGATPQDSGSSAPDTP, encoded by the coding sequence TTGGCACGGAATATCGGCAGCCGGTACACCGCCCACCAGATCCTGGGGCGCGGCAGCGCCGGAACGGTGTGGCTCGGCGAAGGGCCCGAGGGGCCCGTCGCCATCAAACTCCTCCGCGAGGACCTCGCGTCCGACCAGGAGCTCGTGGGCCGCTTCGTGCAGGAACGCACCGCGCTGCTCGGACTCGACCATCCGCACGTGGTGGCCGTCCACGACCTCGTCGTCGACGGCAACGACCTCGCCCTGGTCATGCGCCTGGTGCGCGGCACCGACCTGCGCACCCGGCTGGACCGCGAGCGCCGCCTCGCCCCCGAGGCCGCCGTCGCGATCGTCGCGGACGTGGCCGACGGGCTCGCCGCCGCGCACGCCGCCGGAGTGGTCCACCGGGACGTCAAGCCGGAGAACATCCTGCTCGACATGGAGGGCCCGCTCGGCCCCGGCGGCGCGCACCCCGCGCTCCTCACCGACTTCGGTGTCGCCAAGCTCATCGACACCCCGCTGCGTACCCGCACCACCCGGATCATCGGCACGCCGGACTACCTGGCCCCCGAGATCGTCGAAGGACTCCCGCCGCGCGCCGCCGTCGACATCTACGCCCTCGCGACCGTCCTGTACGAGCTGCTCGCCGGGTTCACGCCGTTCGGCGGCGGCCACCCGGGCGCGGTGCTGCGCCGGCACGTCACGGAGACCGTCGTCCCGCTCCCCGGCATCCCCGAGGAGCTCTGGCAGCTGCTCGTCCAGTGCCTGGCCAAGGCCCCGGCCTCCCGGCTGCGCGCCGGCGAGCTGGGCGGCCGGCTGCGCGAGCTGCTGCCGCTGCTGGCGGGCATCGGACCGCTGGAGGTGGACGAGCCGGGTGAAGAAGAAACGGAACTGCGTCCGGCCTACGACGAGCAGCAGTACACCCCCGCCGACGAGGAGCCGCGCCGCCGGGGCGCCGTACCGCTGGTCCCCGGCGCGTCGCCCGACTCCAACCGGGACACCCACACCAGCATGCGGGTGCCCGGCCCGGACGAACTGGCCGGCGGCCCCCTCGGCACCGCCCGCGCCCCCCGGGCCCCCGGCCCGCGCCCCGGCTCGGCCCGGAACAAGTCCGCCGCCGTGCGCAAGCGCCGCCTCACCCTGGGCGCGGCCACCGTGGTGCTCGTCGCGGCGGTCGCGGTGGGCGGCTGGCTGGCCACCAGCGGTGACGACGCCGGCGCCACCCCGCAGGACAGCGGCAGCTCCGCCCCCGACACGCCCTGA